CTCCACTACCTTTAGGTGCTGACATGGCGACTCCTTCTCCTGACTCTCGCTCGGGATCCGAATAACCCTCCCCTAATCGAATCagatcatcctcgtccaaTCTTTATCTCATCTGTCCGGAAGTCATCcccaacaaacaaaacacacgCGAACCCGCACAATGCTTGCGCCATAGTCATGGTGAAGTGTGGCAGAATTAAATAAGgctttgattttttttctctttaccTCCCCCTGGTTTCTCACCTACAACGTAAAAAAGATACGTCGATACATGCTATGAACAAGCAAGAGCAACAAAATGCCTTGACCGCCGCATCATTCCCGAGCCCCTGCTCATTGGTTGATTTGCTCCCCTGCCACCCAAAAACAGATATTACAAGGAATCCATGCCATCCAGTCTTACGACTCTGTTGTTACCGTCTAGATACCCAGGGTGAACTCAACACCAACGTCAATGTCGCGGGCTATATGTTTTAAAAAAGGTTTATATCGTCAGCAGGtgattcttctctttcttcttctttttttatatattctttttccttttcttttattgTTCGTCATAGAGTTGGGTCGAAAACTTACCCAGCTTGACAACCTTGGACAGCTGCACAGCCTTCTCGGCGGCGCTCTGCAGGTCATCAATAGAAAAGATCTTCAGACCAGACTCGTTGATGATCTGGTGGGCAAGCTCGACGTTGGTACCCTGCAGACGGGCAATGATGGGGATCTTGAGGTTGAGGGCCTCAACGGTGCGGATCAGACCAGTGGCGATGGCGTCACAGCGGACGATACCACCAAAGAtgttgacgaagatggcgcTGACCTTGGGGTCGCTGGTGATGAGCTCAAAGGCCTCTCGGATGGCGGCGGGAGTGGCACCACCACCGACGTCGAGGAAGTTGGCGGGCTGGCCGCCGttgagcttgatgatgtcCATGGTGGCCATGGCAAGACCGGCACCGTTGACGAGGCAGCCAATGTCACCGTCCAGCTTGATGAAGTTGAGGTTGGACTGAGCGGCACGGACCTCATCGGGGTCCTCCTGGGTGGTGTCGCGCCACTCGAAAACCTCCTGCTGGCGGTAGTCGGCGTTGTCATCGAAGCCAAACTTGGCGTCCATGCAGAGGACCTGGTGGTCGGAGGTCTCGGACAGGGGGTTGATCTCGATCTGGGTGGCGTCACGCTCGAGGAAGATCTTGTAGAGCTTCTGGATGGTGTCCTTGGCGTCCTCGACGCACTGCTCGCTGAAGCCCAGGCCGGTGGCGATGCCGCGAGCAATCTCGTCGGTAACGCCGGTGTTGATGTCGATGTAGGTCGTAGTGATGGCATCGGGCTGCTCCTTGGCAACGGTCTCAATGTCGACACCTCCCTGGGACGATGAGACGATGACGGGGGTCTGGGAAGCACGGTCCATCAGGATAGCCAGGTAGAACTCGCGGCGGGCAAACTTGCGCTCGCAAATGTAGACGGCATTGCACAGACGGCCACCGGCGCCCGTCTGCTTGGTGATGAGCTTGTGGCCAATCATCTGCTGGGCAAACATCTCGGCCTCGTGGGGGGAGTAGATGACACGGACACCGCCCTTGAGGCCGTTGTCGAAAGTTCCCTTTCCTCGTCCACCGGCGAGGACCTGAGCCTTGATAACCAGGTCGCCGGTAccaatctccttggccacagacttggcctcggcggccgTCTTGGCCACGGCGCCCTTGGGAACGCCAACGCCATACTATTGTTGTAGAAAAAACAGAGTGCCGTGTCAGCCGGATGCTGCCGCGGGAGATGCCCCCGATATGGAGGGGGAGTATTATATTAGAATGAGGTGATTTGATTTACCTTTCTCAGGAGGTCGGCGGACAGGTACTCGTGGATGCTGAGGGCTCGTCGCTGCTGAGCGATGCCGGGCAGTCGGACAGAGGGGGTGGCGTTGCGCTGCGAAGGgagagcagaagctcaagcgTTAGAAGCTGCTGTCAAGATGCAACCCCAAGGAGGGGCGGGTTTTTTTATATCGGCCAAGGGGGGGTAAAAAGAGAGCAACTTTTGCGACGTTTTGCGTACCTTTGCGGCACTGAGCGCCGACGCCGCCGCGCGGCTACGGCCAATGTTGAACATTGCGATGAAGGGGCTGGCGGCTGCCAAATTGAGTGGAGAGAGACGGtgaggagggagatggagggagtTCGTGATGAGttgtggttttttttttttttggcggTTTGATATGCTCAAAGACGCACAGCTCTCAATGCGGAAACCGATTTCCTGGCTTGTTCGGCCTAAGCTGTGACGGAGGTACCCGAGTTTCGCCGACTGGTGCGGAAAATCGTTGCGCCGGGGCGAGACAGCTGCCGAAGAGCCCTGTCAAGCGCTGTCAGGTGTCAGCAATGTATCGGAGTACCTTGGCAAAGTATGTGCAGACGCGGTGGCAATTGAGTACCAGTACCTGTTCGTCTTGAGCCAATTGGCGGTGCGTGGGGGGGCCATGCGTGAGGCTTTTGATCTTTTGACTGCCGCATCATGTGGCTGTTCCGCCGCCCTCCGAGCCGAATTGAGGCGCAACTTTGTATCATAGCCAGGATCCGGGACGCTGTTTTGCAGCTTGTTTTGCACTCAATGCTTCTACTTAGTGCCTGATCCACTGAATGGCCGCTCCGGAAGACTTGTACTCTTTGCGAATCATTTGGGAGTTGGGGCTTTGTATAACTTATATCGACTGCCCAGCAAGTGACGGGCCTCTTTCTGCTCATCTATTAGCATCACATCTCTCACCTATCTCTTCGCCTCGTGCAttgatccatccaatccatgcAAGGCTTCAAGATCTCATGCACGGACGCCCATCACACACATACcggcatcgcatcgcatcgcagctAACATCCAACCCTTCTACTTAATCTATACACCCACCGCTGCCCATGCATCCAACTTCTATTCCAAGCCACAGTTCAAAGCCTCCCAACATCAATCCTTACTTGAACAATTTCCCAACACCAATAACTAAATACTACTACACACTCCGGATTTAATTTATATGCACTGCAGGTAATCAATAAACATTCCCAATCTAGATCCAATACTTCCCCCCAGCCACCCTCCCTTACACTGTGCTCGTAAGCCAGCCATTCGCAGTCGAGCCTCAACCAAATGGCTTGCAGCTACTAGTCTAGTTCAACCTCCAATTCGGGCAATTTCGCCCAGCCCAGCTAATAAAGTCCGccctctctcctttttttatgtaccttctttcttttcccctgcTCCCAGCTGGGTCTCGTTTGTCGTATTTCCCCGTATCATCGCTCGCCATTTGCTACAAGGGTCGTGATTCCTGCATTTGCTGCTAGTTTCTTTCTGTTCTTTTCAGCGCGCCACCGTGTTAAAATGGCTGCCTTTTTGGATCGATGCGGCCCGGCTCGCTCTGTGACCTATCGCGTCAAAGTCTGTAGATTTTTCACTAAACAAGGTTGACGGATGTAGATCTAGAATATTATGCTCGGGTTACAAGTAGAATGCGGTTTCTCGTGGGACTTAAGAATAAGAAGCAGCCAAGCCCGCTTCCGTTGGGAGTAGCGGCGGCTCTCACCTGTTAGCCGCGAGTCTCGATTCCgttcttgttgcttttgtgctctttgtttgcttgctttgcttcaaGCTGGCATGTGGCTGTTGCTTGCCGCCCTCTACGGCATTTGACATTAAGATCCTTCCCATCCAACGGCATTAAAACTGCTGGGATAAAAAGCAAGAGGCCGTCACTTTCCACGTCACAGCTGTCGCCTCATTGGCCATAGCTCGTCGAACCTGCCCTTTGAATCCTGCGCTGGGGTCAAGTTCGCGGCTTCCTGCATATAGGCCCAGTATCCTGGTGTAATTCCGCCTTTCTTTCTGTCTGCTGTACCCTCGTCGCCCCAGTTACACGCTCCGCCATGTTACTCTCAAGTCTACAGTCCGCGAGTTTCACCATGGTGGCCAGCTTCGGGCTTGCCTTTGTAACGATTCTCACTGTGCTTGTGTGGCTCCGGCATCTTGCTTCAGATATCAGAATCAGGAAACTCGGCGGTGTGAGGGCACCAATCCTGGCGGGGAATTTGTTGTCAGGTAATTAATTGGCTTCCCTAACAATATTTGTTTGCTCTCTCCTGATCATCAGCACAGCTTCCAAGTTATACTACGAGATTGGCAGGAATCAATACAATAACAACCTTGTCGCTTGGTGTACGGCGCAGCTGGACAACCTGCCACCCGGAAAGAGAACATTTGCCGAGTTCAGCTTGACGGGATCCAAGAGGGTCCTCATCACAAGAGATCCGGAGCAGATCAAGGCGATCTTAGCCACCAATATCTCCAGCTTTGGCCATGGGCCCATGTGGCACAAGCTATGGCGGCCCTTTCTAGGAGACGGCATCTTTGCTGTAGACGGACAGCTTTGGCACGACAGCCGCGCCATGATCAAGCCCATGTTTGTCAGGGACAGGCTGCGcaatcttgccatctttgataCCTGCACCGACAAGCTGCTGTCAAAAATTCCCTCTGCGGGAGTCACTGTCGACCTCAAGGACCTCTTCTACCGGTGGTCGATGGACACGACGACGGAATTTCTGCTTGGAGAAAATGTCAACAGCTTGGATTTGTAAGACTTGTTGATTTCTTAATTGATGTGTAAAGTAGAACGCTAATATCAGCTTCCCTAGTCCCGACAATGATGTCTTGAACGCCATGCATGTTGCACAGCGGATTCAAATGTTCATCTTTGTCCTCAAGTGAGTATATCCATCAGTCTTGCGCCAGAGATGATTTGAACTAGGTGCTAAAAAGCTGCTTCCAGCCCTATCGCGCCGTTGATCCCAAAAGGTGACTATCACCGAGCCATTAGGAAGTTAGAAGAGTTTATCGAGCCGGCCATTGCTCGAACCCTAGCCATTCCTCAAGTTCGACTTGAAGAGCTCTCCAAACTGGACATGGAATTCTCATTTTTGCACAGCATCGCACGCTACACCAGGGATCCCAAAGTCATACGAGATCAGATCATGTCCGTACTCCTTGCCGGAAGAGACACCACGGCGGCAACTATGTCGTGGGTAATGTACGAGTTGTCCAACTATCCCAAGCTCTGGGCTAGGTTGCGCAGAGAGGTCTTAAACGAACTAGGGAGCCACGGAACGCCAACGTACGAGGCACTCAAAGATCTGACATATGTCAAAAACATCCTCAACGAGACCCTTCGGCTTCATCCGGCAGCTCCTCTCAACATGCGTTCAGTACTAGAGACGACAACCATCCCGGGCCGACCAGGCGAGCCGGGCATTGTGCTGCTCAAAGGAGACAGCGTAACGATCAACACTCTTGGGATGCACATGTACGCAGACTTGTACCCTCCTGTGTCTAATACGTTTGCAGACCCCAGGATATTCAGCCCCGAGAGATGGGAGCACTGGACGCCCAAGCCCTGGACGTATGCTCCGTTTTCTGGTGGACCAAGGATATGCGCCGGGCAGAACTTTGCTCTGACGGAAATGGCGTTTTGCTGTAAGCTGCGTCTCCCTCTTGTGTGTGTGCATCAACTGACTGTTTATTTGTTCTAGTGGTCCGCCTGGCTCAGCGATTCGAGAGCATCGAGTACCGCGGTGATTGGGCGGCTCAGAGGCTGCGAGCAGACATCATCGGCACACCAGCATTGGGGGTTCACGTGGCCTTGTATGAGCCCGGTGAGAAGCCAGATTTACGATTCAAACGTTATACCAATTAGAAGGTTTTATTATGCCACATACAGCTGCAGTTTATATATTCTATACCATACCCATATATTAGTTACGCCATGAAGAGCAATACAAACCAACAAATACCATATAACGCCTTTGCCAGTGCCATGCGCccatgcatacatgtacatatatTACTCAAACCCAGACCACACCGTCCCCAGCACCCTCCCCTTATCGTCGAGCCTAACTCCTTCGCCTCTCAacaggctcttcttctccgtaaTCGTAATCCCTTCCCCGTCCTTGGGCCAGCTGCCCTTGAACCCGCCCAGCGTCCCTCCCGTCGCCACCACGCGATGGCACGGCACTTCCGGCGCGAACGGGTTCCTCCGCAGCGCATTGCCCACGGCTCGCGGCGACGTGCCCAGGTGCGCCGACAGCAAGCCGTATGTGGTCACCCGGCCGCGCGGGATCTGGCAGAGGGCTGTCCAGACGCGCTTCTCGAAGGGGGTGCGTTGACTTTGGGCGATGCGGAGGAGCTGGGGCTGCATTTCTGCTGGGACGTGGATGGTGGTGGATGTGCTCTTCTGGGGTTGCTTTGTGGTTTTTCGGACTTTGGAGATTGAGGATTTCATTGTTGTTGTGGTTTTGCTTGGTTTATTGAGTTTTTGGATGGTTGGTGCCATGGGGGATGTGGTGATGGCTTGAGTTGTGTGTGTGAAGTACGGTAGTGATGAACGATGATGAGTGTCTGTAAGTCGTGTGTGGTTGTGCGTGTAAGTGCTGTGATTTGAGTGTCTTGGTGTAGTAGAAATGGtattttgtttgttttaaTGTTttattcttctagtatcgATGAATGATGTTTCGAAATGAAATGAATCCGAGTCAGGATGGTTCTCAAGGGAATTTATATACGTCCACGGGCGAATTCGGTCTTTCTAATTAACTGTTGTCGCAACACGCAGTAGTTTGTTGGCGTCGCGATATTGAAAGCAACACTGGACGCCAGGTCACGTGGCGTTGCTTAGGAACTGCGATGACATCAGCGGGTGAAGGGCGCGCTCCATACATGAGTGGAATCAAAATTGCGTTGCGATAAATATGGCATAGAGGTTTTCAAAATGGAATTTTTATAATTGAGTTTAATTCTGAATTATAAATTCACAGGGAATCTATGCAGTAAAAAGCCTAATCTACGTCCATGAGCTTAATAACAAAAGCATTATATATTTCATGTCCATCACGACGAGGCCGACAATTAATTATTCAGAGTAGTAAATTTAACATTCATACGATCAATGGCCACATGTGCCTCTAACCTAACGCCGGTATCATGCCCCTATAGTGCTATTGCCTCTTTGCTCCGTGTTCGTAACTTGCTTGTATCGGCACCATTATAATCAAACCCTTTCGTGGATTGCTGAGGCAAATCTAATTCAGAGACTTGCCTCGCCCTAATATTCTTTCTCTCTAGTCGTCATCGTACAATATCTTCGTACATCGGCCTTGGTAGTATTCTCATGAGCCGTGGCCTTTGTCCTGTTCCTCTGTGGCTTCACCAGCGCCTTAGACCATAAATGACTCTCCGCAGCCGCATTGCTCCTCTGCTACTAGTTAGCTTCTGAATTTCGTAGAAATATGTGGCCAATGAATCGGCATGACGGGATTGCACGTACTGATATTGGGGTTCTTAAACACAAACTTCTGACTCAGTTTATCTTCCGCCCAGTCCATTTCGCTGccgatgatgctgaagagcgCCTTGCTATCAATCAAGACCTTGACGCCGTCTTGCTCCACCAGTTCATCGAAAGCGCCCGGCTTGTCGACGTATTCCAGCTGGTAGGCCAGCCCACTGCAGCCTCGGTTCCGTACACCGACCTTGATGAGCTTCGGGTCGGGTTGGTTGAGCAGTGCGCGCAGCTGTTCCACAGCGGCGGGTGTGAGCTTCATGGCTGCCTTGCGCGCGCGGAGCTTGGAACGAGGTCGGGTAGCAGGAGCAGGTTGTGTCTTTGGCGCATCGGTCTCGGCGGTtttgggagatggaggaactGAGGAGGTCGTTGGAGAAGGCGACTGAGCCTCAACCTGCGGTGGGGCCATCGGCTTGGGTACGGCATCGTGTTGAGGCGGCGGCCGTGTCTCGTGGACACGAGGAAGGGCCTCTGGCTGGGCATGGGATGACTTGGAGAGGTTGTCGCTGGTGGGAGGCTCGGGGATCTTGGACGGCAGCGGATAGGAGTGGTAAGCAAAGCCGGCCACTCTGGATGCACACAGGTGGCGGAAGGACGAGCGGCTGAGGCGCAGCGCAGCGCGGCCGGTAGAGAAGGAGACGTTCATCATTGTATCATAAAGATGCTGCCCGAATGTGCATGCTTGGGGAGTGTGGAAAAGGATTGGATTGGGGTCCGGAGGTTACAAGGTGGGGAGGGTAGATGCGGATGTTTGAAATCAATTTCCCGGCTCAGCTCAGGAACCCTGAACGATTATGACATGATCTTTTTGCCGTCGTGTACCGCCGTGCTTTGTGCCCGCAGAGCGTCGGCCGAGCCAATCGGCGTCCGAGAATTAGTCAGTGGCTGAGGGAAAATGTCGGAATAGCCATTTTTGGTTTGCCGCTACGTaccttgctttgcttttgggcGTGGCGAATGACTAAGGCACTAACAGAGCTTTGACAGTTGCACAGCTATGAGCTACGAGGTTGGATGCAATATAGCAATAGGTGGAGCTATAGATTCAAGATTGCTATTCTGAGCCTAGATATTAGGCATTACCAATGTCAGTGGTTGTCTTTGTCGACGTGATTTGACTGTGTTCAAACGGGTTGGGTTCTCTTTCTGATAAAACCCGCGGGTGTTCACCTTAACATGTCTAAGTCCACTAATTACAAGCTACAAGATCGAACTGAGATACGATATATGCCTGATAACCTTAAAAAGTAGATGGAGTGGGTGGAGGGTACAAGTCCAATTAGCAACCCAGGACTTTTGGTTCAAAAGGATCACTATTGAAATTGCTACTTGAACTGAGCCGTCTATCATATAATTGCTAATTGCCGGGTAGGAGAAGTCAAGTAGAAGACACTGAGACGGAACCCGAAACAAACTGAATGAATCTGTATCTGATATTACCCGAGAGCAACTCATAATACAGAGTCTTCAGGTACTaatgccattgctgccacGGAAATCGAGACATAGGCCCAAAAGGATGAACCGGTGAGCAATTGTGGAAATGGTCAATGCCACTAAATGCTGCAAGGGCGCCAAAAGGAGTATTTCCCGACGACATGCAGGTGCAAGAGGCTGGCTGAAAATGAACAAGgacaacaaaaaaacacaGCAAAGACGCCCTGCTATGAGCCCGAGAAAATAAGCTGCATGTAGTCTAATGTCCACCTCGATCTCATTCAGCCATGATCGACACGCCCCAGCCACGTCATATGCAGCTGCATTGGCAATTGCATGGATACGAAAGTAACCATCACGATGCCATCAATGGACTAAGCATTGGGTTGACTGGGGAGAGATTGAGTTTATCCCTTTTCATCTACGGATACGACGCTGTCATGTAGCTACCCCTGCCGCTAGCTCTGCCCAGGTGCATTTCAGCTTTGTAGCTCCCAATGGAAATGCCGACCAGCTGTGCTTTTTGTCGTCTCTGCCCGCGACTCAGCTGGTTTATTGCATGGCAGCTTTGCCCTTTTTCATCCCGAGATGGTGGACGAGTGGAAATTACGGTGGGAAAATCGGCAAATGAGGTCTTCACAATGAGATCATGGCTACATGGACTACAGTTAGGTCTTCTATAGTCCTAGTACTATCATCTAGGTCCTAGTGCTGCGATGGGAGTATAAATAGAGATGTAGTAGTTGGTAGAACAACTCTTGTCAACCCTGTCCTCCTTTcagttcatcatcaaccaagAACTTTTACACTCCATGGCTGTACACAAGACATTGGTTCAGGCCCTCGTGGCTTCAGCCGCGATGGCTAGTGTTGGCAACGCTCATGCCATCGCCGTCCCTGCTGGCCAGCTAGATGCCCGCACATATCCGACTCCCACGTGTGACCCAAGCCAAACAGTCACACAGACAGAAACCAAGACAGTCACCTCGTGGAAGGCCCTGTTGACGATTACTCTGGGCGGAGGCACCAAGACGGAGACCAAGACAGAAATCTGCACCGTCACCGACACGGAGACGGTCACCCAGACAGAAACCTCTACCACTACCACCACTGTCACTCCCACAATTACACCCCCAAGCTGCCCGACACAGTgtccgcctcctccatcgtGTAACAACCTTGGGTTTGACTGGGCATACTACAACAACTCGGCTCGTAACACCGACACAACATACTCTACCTTCCATCCAGACTCTTACAAGAAGACAACTCCCATCTATGTGGGCACCACTTCATATGTTGGCGGTCTTTATCAGGACACTGGGACAACTGGCCCCATCTACGATTCCAGCCGAAACTTTAATCTCGACTTCTTTGCCCTGAACCACCACGCCTACATCTACGCCTGCGAGGCTGGCACATATAGCGTCGACATCCCCTATGCAAACGACGCTGTTTATCTATGGACCGGTGCAAATGCCTACTCTGGCTGGACAGACGATAATGCTGTTGCAAAGGCCCGTTACAATCAACCAGACCATATCGCCGGCAAAGCTAGCTATAAATTCGACATCCCGGCCAATACCTATGTGCCCATCCGCTTCTTCTATGGACAGGCGCAGTATGGCGGAGgtttcaacttcaacattACGGCTCCGAGCGGACAAGTCATTGTGAGCAATCAGGAAACGTTTAGCCCGTATGTCGTACGGTATTCGTGCGATGGAACTACGGCGCCCCCGTTTCCGGCATTTGGAAAGGAAACTTGATTAGCTCTGTCACATCTTTAGGAGAAGGTATCACGGGATATACTGGACGTATTATGTCGAACCTATATCTTAAATAAAATGTTATCGCGTATTCACTGAGCACACACTTTGCTTCTAATATCTATGCAATGAATTGACGGATCATCTACAAGCTATGAAATACATGCGAATGAGTTTCTTGAGCCGGCATACTCACTTTGTTAGATATGTTGTCGCACTATATCACTTTGTATATGAGGTACTTCGTCAACTTCCAGTCGATTCTTCAAATCTAAAACCTTCCTACAAATATGTCTACAGTTACTACCTTCCAAGGTTGCTGAGCACCGCGCTGGAGGGGATCTCTGCACCGGAATATGCCTCGAGGAGGCCAGTCAATAACTGCATTAGGCAGATGTTGGTAGTACCGCTCTCCAGGAGTGTGTAAGTCATTGTCATCCAAGCAGTCAGCAAATTCACGGTTTCTCAGTCGGCTTCGGTTTCGCGGGTTTCACTTTGGGATGTTTTCCCTCGATGTGAACATCTTCGACTTGTAGGCGAAACTCCTTGAGCGCGGCCTCTGTGGCATACTCATCAAATCTTCGAGAGATATACGCCTTGTCGTACTCTTGACGCTCCTCGCCAGGCGCCAGAGGAGGGGGCTGAGAACACTCACCAAGTTTTCCATAGCCGAATTGAGATCTGTACAGAGACGCCGAAATTGGTCCTGGGCGTTCCCCACCCTGCAAGTGTGCGATGTtgtcgagaagctggttTATAGACGCACCAAGAGGACGCTCATCCGAGTCAGATGAAACAGGCTCAGTTCCAGACTCAGATTCGGTGGTGgtttctccatctccagatccttcatctccaggTTCTCGCCAACTTGCGAGCCATTTCAatggcctcttcttcgaaaTTCTCAAAAGCGCGTCGACAATCAAGTGGCATAGCAATTGATGTTTGTACACGCCCATtgaggcttcttctctgtccCGTGGCTGTGGCTGTACCCGCCGCTCTGGATTTGGCTCTGATGGTACATGTAGAGTGGCGGGCGttgatggcggtgatggctGATCCAGCCACACAAAGACACTGTCATTGAAGGCAATCATTTTAGTTTCACATTAGTACTCCGGACAtcaagtctttctttttctttggtcAAGGTAGTAGATGCCCGGTTTTTAGAGCATATGATATTATCGCTATAATtctctagcatctgctacatacgtatctgctattatagCTCCGGACTATACGCTCCTCTAGTGGCCGGTAGTTTTCACTAGGCAGCTCCAAGTTTGAGACCAGATTGTTGAATTAGCCGCTTCCTGTATTAGTCGATGGATAGTAAGAATTCCAGTTACCTTCGTAATATTTCTGATGGATGCACTCTGCCCTGTCAGACAAGCTTTGATGCCCTGTCAGATCCAGATCTCGAGTGGGCTTCAGGCACCAATTTGCCCGATATAGCAAACCACGTTGCGAGTGGCGTCTTATTCAGTGGAGCGCACTACGTCGGATCCAGCAACATAAGCCTCTGGCAAGCCTTGGAACCGCCTAGCGCAGCCCTTGGCCAGGCACCCGGTCCCTAAAGTTTCCATCCTTCATCAATCCTCGATCAACAGAGGCATCAAGGCATCGGCGCCATCAAAACATTGCATCTCCACAAAGTCCACAAAGTCCCGGCAGTCATGGATGAGGACTTTAACCCGGACGACTGGGAGTTCGCAGTTCCGCTCCCCGCATCCCCGGGGGGCACCGTCCCCAGTATTGAGTTTCCACCGGAACTACTGAAACCGGATACGTGCGTGGTCAGTCTTGAGAAATGGTGCAGAGCTTGTGGGGAGCCGATGAACAGTGGAGAGTCGTTTGTATCTGGTAAGTTGAACCGACTGTTTCCCTCTTCCATGTCTGTTGGTTGGTGG
This genomic stretch from Trichoderma breve strain T069 chromosome 1, whole genome shotgun sequence harbors:
- a CDS encoding ATP-grasp domain-containing protein, giving the protein MFNIGRSRAAASALSAAKRNATPSVRLPGIAQQRRALSIHEYLSADLLRKYGVGVPKGAVAKTAAEAKSVAKEIGTGDLVIKAQVLAGGRGKGTFDNGLKGGVRVIYSPHEAEMFAQQMIGHKLITKQTGAGGRLCNAVYICERKFARREFYLAILMDRASQTPVIVSSSQGGVDIETVAKEQPDAITTTYIDINTGVTDEIARGIATGLGFSEQCVEDAKDTIQKLYKIFLERDATQIEINPLSETSDHQVLCMDAKFGFDDNADYRQQEVFEWRDTTQEDPDEVRAAQSNLNFIKLDGDIGCLVNGAGLAMATMDIIKLNGGQPANFLDVGGGATPAAIREAFELITSDPKVSAIFVNIFGGIVRCDAIATGLIRTVEALNLKIPIIARLQGTNVELAHQIINESGLKIFSIDDLQSAAEKAVQLSKVVKLARDIDVGVEFTLGI
- a CDS encoding cytochrome p450 domain-containing protein encodes the protein MVASFGLAFVTILTVLVWLRHLASDIRIRKLGGVRAPILAGNLLSASKLYYEIGRNQYNNNLVAWCTAQLDNLPPGKRTFAEFSLTGSKRVLITRDPEQIKAILATNISSFGHGPMWHKLWRPFLGDGIFAVDGQLWHDSRAMIKPMFVRDRLRNLAIFDTCTDKLLSKIPSAGVTVDLKDLFYRWSMDTTTEFLLGENVNSLDFPDNDVLNAMHVAQRIQMFIFVLNPIAPLIPKGDYHRAIRKLEEFIEPAIARTLAIPQVRLEELSKLDMEFSFLHSIARYTRDPKVIRDQIMSVLLAGRDTTAATMSWVMYELSNYPKLWARLRREVLNELGSHGTPTYEALKDLTYVKNILNETLRLHPAAPLNMRSVLETTTIPGRPGEPGIVLLKGDSVTINTLGMHMYADLYPPVSNTFADPRIFSPERWEHWTPKPWTYAPFSGGPRICAGQNFALTEMAFCLVRLAQRFESIEYRGDWAAQRLRADIIGTPALGVHVALYEPGEKPDLRFKRYTN
- a CDS encoding 6-O-methylguanine DNA methyltransferase, DNA binding domain-containing protein, which gives rise to MKSSISKVRKTTKQPQKSTSTTIHVPAEMQPQLLRIAQSQRTPFEKRVWTALCQIPRGRVTTYGLLSAHLGTSPRAVGNALRRNPFAPEVPCHRVVATGGTLGGFKGSWPKDGEGITITEKKSLLRGEGVRLDDKGRVLGTVWSGFE
- a CDS encoding iron-sulfur cluster biosynthesis domain-containing protein, producing the protein MMNVSFSTGRAALRLSRSSFRHLCASRVAGFAYHSYPLPSKIPEPPTSDNLSKSSHAQPEALPRVHETRPPPQHDAVPKPMAPPQVEAQSPSPTTSSVPPSPKTAETDAPKTQPAPATRPRSKLRARKAAMKLTPAAVEQLRALLNQPDPKLIKVGVRNRGCSGLAYQLEYVDKPGAFDELVEQDGVKVLIDSKALFSIIGSEMDWAEDKLSQKFVFKNPNIKEQCGCGESFMV
- a CDS encoding GLEYA domain-containing protein; protein product: MASVGNAHAIAVPAGQLDARTYPTPTCDPSQTVTQTETKTVTSWKALLTITLGGGTKTETKTEICTVTDTETCPPPPSCNNLGFDWAYYNNSARNTDTTYSTFHPDSYKKTTPIYVGTTSYVGGLYQDTGTTGPIYDSSRNFNLDFFALNHHAYIYACEAGTYSVDIPYANDAVYLWTGANAYSGWTDDNAVAKARYNQPDHIAGKASYKFDIPANTYVPIRFFYGQAQYGGGFNFNITAPSGQVIVSNQETFSPYVVRYSCDGTTAPPFPAFGKET